In Populus alba chromosome 1, ASM523922v2, whole genome shotgun sequence, a single window of DNA contains:
- the LOC140954576 gene encoding uncharacterized protein: MKVLMRRRFVPNHYYRDLYLKLQGLNQGYKTVDEYHKEMEIAMIRANVVEDREATMARFFNGLNRDIANVVELQHYVELEDMVHMATKVERQLKRGHARPAFNSGSSSSWKPNLKREGTVRPRSFGPSRTEPPKAKVDVPTDAKGKSETQPKRTRDVKCFRCQGHGHYASECPNKRIMMIRDNGDVESESDSSDCEGMPPLEDSDGDELALPVEESLVIRRTLQVQVKEDDTNEQRENIFHTRCYVQRKVCGLIIDSGSCVNVCSATLVSKLNLCTAKHAKPYRLQWLNDSGEVKVTKQVVVPFSIGKYVDEVLCDVVPMQASHILLGRPWQYDRKAIHDGVKNRYTIVKDGKTITLVPLTPKQVYDDQIKLKMKKVSKCDENCVEKLNKQPNFYAREGEVRSAFFTNKPMIFLVYKEAYFNTNDLDHIVPSVAISLLQGFDDVFPDDTPSGLPPLRGIEHQIDFVPGASIPNRPAYRSNPEETKELQRQKDGTWRMCVDCRAINNITVKYRHPIPRLDDMLDELHGSCIFSKIDLKSGYHQIRMKEGDEWKTAFKTKHGLYEWLVMPFGLTNAPSTFMRLMNHVLRAFIGKFVVVYFDDILIYSKNLTEHLDHLRNVLSVLRSEKLYANLKKCAFCMEKIVFLGYVVTAQGIEMDEEKVKAIREWPTPKSVSEVRSFHGLASFYRRFVKDFSTIAAPLNEVVKKSVGFRWGEEQELAFVFLKDKLCSAPVLALPDFTKAFEIECDAFGIGIGAVLMQDWRPIAYFSEKLSGATLNYPTYDKELYALVRALETWQHYLWPKEFVIHSDHESLKHLKGQGKLNRRHAKWVEFIETFPYVIKYKQGKENIVADALSRGYVLLHTMNTRLLGFEYVKELYDNDSDFAEIYNACGHSAFGKFYLMDGYLFKENRLCVPASSLRELLVREAHGGGLMGHFGVAKTLDVLHEHFYWPKMKRDVQRICEQCIACRKAKSRVQPHGLYTPLPVPTEPWVDISMDFVLGLPRSKKGRDSIFVVFSPFEIVYGFNPLTPMDLIPLPFEERVSLDGEKKAKMVRELHEGVRLQIEKKNRLYASKANKGRKLVVFQPGDWVWVHMRKERFPNQRKSKLQPRGDGPFQVLERINDNAYKIDLPDFDSRSNPFEERGDEADQPRNTSDDSRLNTFEKRGNDVIQALKDTWAKIHGSITRFRAKKFKEAFN; encoded by the exons atgaaagtcttaatgaggagacgatttgtgccaaaccactattatagagacttatatctgaagctccaaggtctgaatcaaggttataagacagtagatgaatatcacaaagagatggagatagcaatgattcgggctaatgttgttgaggatagagaagccaccatggctagattttttaatgggttgaatcgggacattgctaatgtggttgagctacagcactatgtggagctagaggacatggttcacatggcgacgaaggttgagagacaacttaagagggggcatgctcggccagcgtttaattcgggttcgtcatcatcttggaagccgaatctaaagagagagggcactgtccgcccaagatcctttggtccatctagaactgaaccaccaaaggctaaagttgatgtccctactgatgccaaaggtaaatctgaaactcaacctaaacgtactcgtgatgttaaatgtttcaggtgtcagggacatggacattatgcttcagagtgtccaaacaagagaatcatgatgattagagataatggtgatgtggaatctgaaagtgacagttctgattgtgaaggcatgccaccattggaggatagtgatggggatgagttagcattaccggttgaggagtccttggttataaggcgaacacttcaggttcaggtcaaagaagatgatactaatgaacaaagggagaacatcttccatacgcgttgttacgtacaaagaaaggtgtgtggtttaattatagatagtggaagctgtgttaatgtttgcagtgccacccttgttagtaaactgaatttgtgtactgctaagcatgctaaaccatatagattgcaatggctgaatgatagtggtgaagtgaaagtgactaaacaggttgtggttccattttcgattgggaaatatgttgatgaagttctgtgcgacgtggtaccaatgcaagcaagtcacatcttgttggggagaccatggcaatatgataggaaggcaattcatgatggggttaaaaataggtataccattgtaaaagatggtaaaaccatcactcttgtacctcttacacccaaacaggtgtatgatgatcaaataaagctaaaaa tgaagaaagtcagcaagtgtgatgagaattgtgtggaaaaactaaataaacaacccaatttttatgctagagagggtgaggtcagatctgcatttttcactaacaagccaatgatcttccttgtgtacaaagaggcttactttaatactaatgatcttgatcatattgtgcctagtgttgctatttctttgttgcagggatttgatgatgtgttccccgacgatactcctagcggattaccaccattgagggggatagagcatcagattgatttcgtacccggagcttcaattcctaaccgaccagcttatagaagcaatcccgaggagacgaaggagcttcaaaggcaa aaggatggaacatggaggatgtgtgttgattgccgagccatcaacaacataacggtaaagtacagacatcccatccctaggcttgatgacatgttagatgagttacatggatcctgtattttctctaaaattgacttgaaaagtgggtaccatcaaattaggatgaaagaaggtgatgaatggaaaacagcatttaagactaagcatggtttgtatgaatggttagtaatgccgtttggacttacaaatgcacctagtacgtttatgcgtttaatgaatcatgtgttgcgtgcattcataggtaagtttgtggttgtgtattttgatgacattttgatatatagcaagaacttaactgagcatcttgatcatttgcgtaatgtacttagtgtgttgcgtagtgagaaattgtatgctaatcttaaaaagtgtgccttttgcatggagaaaattgtgtttcttggctatgttgtaactgcacagggtatcgagatggatgaggagaaagttaaggccatccgggaatggcctacacccaaatcggtaagtgaggtaaggagttttcatgggttagctagtttttacaggcgttttgtgaaagatttcagcacaatagctgcgcccttgaatgaagttgttaaaaagtcagttgggtttagatggggggaggaacaagagttggcttttgtttttttgaaagacaaattatgttctgcacctgttttggctttacctgactttacaaaagcatttgaaatagaatgtgatgcgtttggaataggaataggtgctgttttgatgcaggattggagacctattgcgtatttcagtgagaagttaagtggagcgaccttgaactatcccacttacgacaaagaactctatgctttggtaagagcacttgagacatggcagcattacttgtggccaaaagagttcgtaatccattcggatcatgagtccttgaaacatctgaaaggacaaggtaagttgaataggaggcatgcaaaatgggttgaattcattgaaacttttccttatgtaatcaagtataagcaagggaaagagaacatcgtagctgatgcactctcgcgcgggtatgttcttttacacaccatgaatactagattgttaggttttgaatatgtgaaggaattgtatgataatgattctgactttgctgagatttataatgcatgtggacattcggctttcggtaagttttatttgatggatggttatttgttcaaagaaaatagattgtgtgttcctgctagttctttgcgtgaattgcttgttcgtgaagcacatgggggtggtttaatgggtcactttggggttgcgaaaaccttggatgtattgcatgagcatttctattggccaaagatgaaaagagatgtgcaacgaatttgtgaacagtgcattgcttgtagaaaggcaaaatctagagtacaaccgcatggactatatacaccactacctgtgcctactgaaccttgggtagatatctctatggactttgttttaggtttacctaggtcaaagaaaggtagagactctatctttgttgt tttttctccttttgaaattgtttatggttttaatccactaactcctatggacttaattcctttaccttttgaagaaagggtaagtttagatggtgaaaagaaggcaaagatggtgagagaactccatgagggagttcgactacaaatagagaaaaagaacagactttacgcttctaaagcaaataagggacgtaaactggttgttttccaacccggtgattgggtatgggtgcacatgcgtaaggaacgatttcctaaccaaaggaaatcaaaattacagcctcgtggtgatggtccttttcaggttttagagagaatcaatgacaacgcatacaaaatcgaccttccag attttgattcgaggtcgaatcctttcgaggagagaggggatgaggcggaccagcccagaaacacca GTGATGATTCGAGGTTGAATACTTTTGAGAAGAGAGGGAATGATGTCATACAAGCACTAAAGGATACGTGGGCTAAGATACATGGTTCAATTACAAGGTTTAGAGCTAAGAAGTTCAAAGAGGCTTTCAATTGA